A segment of the Candidatus Dormiibacterota bacterium genome:
AATGCGCTGAATCTGAGCATCGTAATTATTAATATGGTTATGAACCTCAGCTGCCCGCCTGTCGTGCGAATTAAGCTGATTCTTTACATCACTATAGCTCTGGGCGTGGGCCACTGGTGCCCCGCCGGCCAACACAAGCAGGCAGATAGTAAGTATGATTCTTAAATAAAAAATCGGTGCATACCGATTAAGGTTAAACTCCACGCGAGGTATTTAACCGCATATCCCAAAGGCGGTCAAATTTTTTATGTTATGATTTTGCCTTGTGCAAGCCAAAGTTTTTAAGCATAAATGGTTTATAACGCTTAAGTAAGCAAAAAACCTAAAGAAATTTACTTATTTTCTGAACCTATTTGCTTCTTAAGGTAGGCTTCTATAAAAATGCCTATTTCGCCATCTAGCACCGCCTTGGCCTGGGCGGTTTCGGCACCCGTACGGTGATCCTTGACCTTAGTATAAGGATGCAAAATATATGAGCGGATTTGGTTCCCCCATTCGGCCGACTGCGGTGAGCCTTTAAGCTCGCCTATCTCCGCCTTCTGCTGTTCAAGCATTAAGGCCGTCAGCTTAGCCTTAAGTATTCCCATCGCTTTTTCTTTATTCTGCAGCTGCGAGCGTTCGTTTTGAATCGTTACCACGGTTCCGGTCGGCAAATGTGTGACCCGCACGGCCGAATCGGTAGTGTTTACTGACTGCCCGCCGTGTCCGCCGGCGCGAAAAACATCGATCTTTAAGTCTTTAGGATCGATCTCAACTTGTTCCGGGTGCTCGAGCTGAGGAAGGACTTCTACCAATGCAAACGAGGTCTGTCGCAGATTGTCGGAGTTAAACGGGCTGAGCCGTACCAGTCGGTGCACACCCTTTTCGCTTTTGAGCTTGCCGAAAGCATATGGCCCATTCACCTCAAAGGTAACGCTTTTTATACCGGCCTCTTCGCCCGAAGACTGGTTGATGATTTCTGTCTTAAAGCTGTTTTTCTCGCTAAACCGCAGATACATACGTAGTAGCATTTCAGCCCAGTCCTGAGCATCCGTGCCGCCGGTGCCAGCATAGATAGAAAGGGTGGCCGGGCTTTTGTCGTGCGGCCCGGACAGCTTCAGCTCAAACTCCCTTTGGCTATATTCTTTAGTAAGCTTTTTAAATGTGTGTGTTAATTCTTGCTCTAGCGAACCATCACCCATTTCGGCTAAGGCTAGCGCCTCTTTGGCTTCATTTAAAAGACCCTGCCAGCTGCCTGTATGTTTTTTTAGATCAGTCGCTTGCTGAGAAATACGAGCCGCCTCTTCGGGGTTATCCCAAAAAGAGGGTTCGCGCATCTCAGACTGCAGCTTTTCTAGCTTGTCCATTTCTGATTCGATATTCAGTTGCTTCATAGCCTGCTCGATAGTTGCCGCAAGCTGTTTGAATTCTTTTACTATTATCTGCATAAGAGAAATTATACCTTTTTAAATGTTTAGCGGGGAGAAGCATATGCCTCTCCCCGCTATTTGTCTCTTTACCCGCAAGGCTTGGGGTCGCCGTTGCCATCCAGGCAGTACTTGCCCGAGTTACCGGGTGGCGGGGCTGTGCTACTATCCCCTGCTCCCTGGCCCTGGCATTGACCAGCCTGGCATTGGGATTGCCCGCTTGGACTTTGATCCTGCGTCTGGCAGTACTGCTCCCAGCATTGCGTTTGACTCTGGCCACTTGCCCCTTGGTTCTGGGCCTGGGGCACAGCAGTCTTTGGCGTAGCCCTTGGACGAGGCTTAGCCCTTGGCTTGGGTGCCACGACCCTTGCCTGGGGGTTGCTCCCCCTTGGCCGGGTTTGCGCCCGATATACATGCCCGCCTGTGCTAGTGCTTGGCCGATAGGCAGCTCCGCCGGATTGCACCTGGGATACTGATGTGGAGCTGGTAGAGTTGGCCCTTGATCTGGGCTTTGACTGCGACTTACGAGAGTCCCTGCTATCCCGCCGATCATCGCTTGACTGCTCTTCTGCAGCCCCTAATCCGAGGCGTGGTAGCAAGGGAGCTTCAAGTGACTCTTGCTGTGAAACGGCATCTTCACCGCTATCACCGCTAGAATCAACAAGGTCGTACACCATAAGACCAGCAAAAAGCAGAAAAAAGGCTAAAAGTACACCTGTTATAGTCTGCTTTTGCCGAAAGTCCGCCGTCTCTCCCTCCGCCATACGCTGGCGGCTGGTTTGGCGCAGCGAAACCAAGTACAGCAAGAAAACTGCCGCTGCTGATATTGCGAACAGCCACCACACGGTGTTCCTTTCTGTCGGGTCAAAGAACTTTGTATATATTACCACTTTTTGTATGATTTTTCAATAGCTTGTTGATCTGGAATATGTGGTAATGCACAACATTAAACCCCTCCAAAGAGGGGTTTAATGTATACGGCGACAAAGCGCCAAGTGAGTTATGGGGCCGAAGCCCCGCACTCTTTTTAACCTGTTAGCGATTCAGTAACGAGTCGACTAAAGCCTTGCGGCTGCGGCGGTAGGCACGAACGGCATAGCCGATGGCGCCAGTTCCAGCGGCAGCTGCGAGTCCAGCTTCAGGACCGGTTTCCGGCAGCGGCTTAGCTACGGCCGGCTGGGCCGGAGCTGGGGTCGGCTGCGTAGGCTGAGGTGTTGCGGTCGGACCAGGCATACTGACCTTAGCTTTTAAGGTTACGAAGCCTGAGTACTCGAAACATCCTTTGATGTCGCCTAAGTTAGCACCACTGGTTGCGATGCTGTCTGGAACCTGGCTGACAGTCCAAGTAGAGCCATCTGGGCGATACTCAAACTTAGCCGAACCAGGCACGTAGCTTAGCTTGAACGGACGCTCACCGCGGAAAGTCAGCGTATCGCTAACTGTACCGGGGGTAGCGTTGTCGGCGCTAATCATAGCGGCAGCAAAATTATCGGTTTTCTGGCTAGTCGGCAGAAGCACGCGAACGGTAGTGTTACGCGCAAGAGCCGTAAATGGAGCCATTATACCCGGGTTGGCGTTGTTGTGGATGTAAACCCGAAGGTAGACTTCCTCGCCATCGCGGACCTGGATCACATCCTGGAACCCACCACTAGCAGTAATGGCAGCGTCTTTTCCGTCAAAGAAAGCGCGCTCATCACCATAGTTGGGGGCATTGGTGTAAGAGTTAAAAGTTACATAGTTGGGACCCGGACAGTTAGAAGGGGCCACACATTGGAAGGTCGGGCGAGCCGGGCCGTAGCTGGCCAGTGCTGCAACTGGCAGAGCCAGGGCAACAGCGGTTGAGGCGGCGGCGGCAGCCAAACGCTTTTTGGTTATATTCATAGTCATATCTCCTTATAGAGAATTTAAGTTTAATAAGTAGTTACTGAAAAGTTACGCTTGAACAGGTTGTTAAAGTGCCGCCTGTGGCCAGAATACAAATCGGATAGTCATGGAATTAAAAGCTGTGGTGGGGAGGGTCTTTCGACCCTCCCCACTCAGCGTGCTACTTGCGCCCGCACCGTTTAGGTGCCTGCGGCTCCCGCGGCGCAACTCCCATCCGAACCAGGATGGCCAGGAACTATGTCCCCGTTACCGTCCCGGCAGAACTCACCCGAACTGTCAGGCGGTGGTGCGGTACCGGAATCTCCGGCACCTGCTCCTCCGCTTTGGGGTGTTCCGCTGTTGCCTGTCCCAGCTCCTTCCGTGCCATCCTTGGTCGGAGGCGGAGGTGGGGGTGGTGGCGGTGGTGGTGGCTGCGATGGGCCTGGCTGGTTGATGATGATCACCTGCTGCTGTTGTTGCTGCTGGATGATCGCCGGTGGTTGAGCCTTTTTCGGCTTCTTCTTAACCAGCTTGCGCTTCTTCTGGAACTTCTTCCGCTTGATCTTTACGATCTTCTTTGCGGTAACGAAATTCCGGCAGTAGCCCTTGGCGACGACGATGCACGTCCTTACGGTCTTCTTGACGTAATATAGACGATATTTCGTCTTCTTGTACCTCTTGGTGGAGGTAGTCGTGTCGCACTTGGCCATCACCCTCAACCCGCTGACGTTGTAGCGTCCCTTAAAGGGAGCTACGGTACTGCCGCCAGGGCAATAGGTGTTGGTACGAACATGGAATCCACGCGGAGCACGGATCGACTGCAGCCCCTCGAGCCAGTTGCGGAAAGATTGATCCTCCGCAATCTGGTAATACTTCGAGTGAGCGCGTACGTACCGATTGGCCGCCCGCTTGAGCTTGGGGTTACTCTCGTAACCCTGAATCATCTGTTTCTTGCTCATTGCCGGTGGACCACAGTACCCACTTGCTGCCTGGGCACTTACGGGAACCGCTGCCAGAAGAAAGGCGGCGGCGACCGTTAGGGAAATGATTACCCTCTTCATTTCATACCTCCATATAGGAGTGGTCGACTGCCGCGCTTCTTTTGCACGCGAGCATGAGACTGCCAACACTTCGTGGGCGGCACGGAAGTGCTAGCAGACTACTGCCCGCGCACATTAAGCACGCTGAAATGGGCTTTTAGAGCCCATGACTATCCGATTTTCAAAGACCGGCTGTTAAGAGCTGTGCAAAGTTCTAATTTCGCACGCACCTCAAAACAAAGCGATACCGTAATATATCATCCTTATGCTATTTTGTCAATAGATTTAGACATAACTCTTATGCATGTTTACAAAAGTTATTATGCAGATGCGGCCAAATTATTCATATTAGTTTGGTGTTCTGCTGTGTTCAGCATCCCGCACTTCTTATACTTCTTGGTAGATCCACAAGGGCAGGGGTCGTTGCGGCCAATCTTGCCCGACTTAACACTATCCCTCAAACCCTCTTCTTCCAAATTAGTAGCGGCCTGCTTGGAGGCCTTTGTGACAACTGTTTCCACCTCTTCTGCCGGAATCTCCTGCTTCTCAATAGAAGCCTTAAAGACGGTACCGGCAATCTCTGATTCCATTAATGCTACGAGGCGTTTAAACAGTCTGAAACCTTCGCTCTTATACTCTACCAGCGGATCGCGTTGGCCAATGGCTCTCAGCCCAATGCCCTCCCTAAGCCCATCCATCGCCTCTAAATGCTCGATCCACAGCCTGTCCAGTATCTGTAGGTACATCAGCCGCTCCAGTATGCGCATACCCTCCTCACCAAACTGCTTCTCGCGCTCGTCATAGAGCTTGGCTGCATATTGTTTAAGAATATCTACCACATCACGAGGATCGGCTTTTTTAATCTTATCGGCAGTGGCTTCCTCTAGCGGCATTACGGACGCGGCTGCCTCCAGCACCTTTTCAGTATCCATAATGCCGGTACGGGCATCGGTGTGAACGGTAGAAATATTCACGAATTCGCGCTCCAGCATCTCCTCTACCTCCGGGCGCAGGTTGGCATG
Coding sequences within it:
- the prfB gene encoding peptide chain release factor 2; protein product: MQIIVKEFKQLAATIEQAMKQLNIESEMDKLEKLQSEMREPSFWDNPEEAARISQQATDLKKHTGSWQGLLNEAKEALALAEMGDGSLEQELTHTFKKLTKEYSQREFELKLSGPHDKSPATLSIYAGTGGTDAQDWAEMLLRMYLRFSEKNSFKTEIINQSSGEEAGIKSVTFEVNGPYAFGKLKSEKGVHRLVRLSPFNSDNLRQTSFALVEVLPQLEHPEQVEIDPKDLKIDVFRAGGHGGQSVNTTDSAVRVTHLPTGTVVTIQNERSQLQNKEKAMGILKAKLTALMLEQQKAEIGELKGSPQSAEWGNQIRSYILHPYTKVKDHRTGAETAQAKAVLDGEIGIFIEAYLKKQIGSENK